The following DNA comes from Papaver somniferum cultivar HN1 chromosome 4, ASM357369v1, whole genome shotgun sequence.
AATAAGATCAATAACCTTGGATTTAATATTATTTGGACCCAAAGAAGTAACTTGAAGTCTCTTCGCAATTGAAAAATctccacaccaattatcaaaaaataaggaagtattagcaccatcACCAATGATCGAACGAGTGTATCTTTGAACAAAACTAAAGGTCCACAAAATTCCAGGGAAAACATATAATCAATCAGATTACCATTGATTTTGAAATACTAGGCCTTCAAAAATCTAACCCAAGTCTTGTCAGAATCATGAATAGTCACCCACAACTTCATTAGCATTGCCTTGTTGACCACAGATAGTCGCTTAATTCCCATGACACCTTCATGTCTCGGACAGCACAAACTATCATAAAGGATGgagcatatcaccgtagtattgcttcaaaattGTAGTGCAATTGAACTTTGTGGAAGGTAACAATACCAATTTCTTGGTATAAGGATCATTGGGTTGAGCGATTTTTCATTTAAGAAAATCTCAAAtagagtattctcataagttgttatcgaTGCGTATGTTCAACAACAACGAATATGAAACGATCACATACAAAACCGTATAAGAACTTGgagaacgaagaattcaagagaatgtttaagaaccaaggaaatcaagcatgatggattttaAGCTGAAAAATCGATTTATTTTGAAttcatatgtactgatagtttttaactaaaattgataaaaggggagattgttagagaacttctCAGTcgaagtgttgttatctcaagcttgtcatCAATGTTAGATGCAAAACTATATAGGTTTATAGGTTGgaagttgagtatcatacatcactgagtaaccctcgaagattgaagactgaagattaaacgaagacatttggagatcTTCATCAACAAGAGGTATGTGAAAGCTGAACCATTATATTTACTCACATGAATTACCATTCTACCTATATGGGTCTACGTCATATGACTTCTAGtatatttaatattgcaaagaatatATTCAAGTCAAGATTTCCTTGTTAAACATATCTAAATATGATTTAAGCAATGGATGTTCGTAGGTCCTTAACAATCTtagttcaaaacaatttattGGAATAACTTATTTTATGCCATATGAATCATATGGAAATTGCCCAAGCAATTATATTTTTATATCTATGGCATTTGGGAGTGTttcaaaacatcaaaagagagtttCAAGAACTTACTGAAATCTGGACTCAAGATAGGTACACGTACCTAGTACGCATACCATGGATATCTGAGGTTCCAGAATTATGGTTTTGGATTCGTGAAAGTGTGCAGTATGCGTACTTTCAAGGATATGAAATTGTGAATGGCCTAGCGATATGCACAcctagtacgcgtactgtcggtcCTTGAATCACAAAATTgtcatgggtacgcgtaccatttCGCATACATACCCAATGCGAATCAAGCAAATGCCTATAGACTATTTTccaaaatatgtttagcattactaCGAATCTCATAAACACCTCCAAGACATCATTAATCAGTAGATCACTTTGTATTGTGCATCATGATTCAATTCATAAGTGTTAAATGAACACGATATTGCTTATAAGTTCAAAAAGCATATTGTCCAAGAATTGtgattatacacggttccagtacccagaccatagtgtatattcttctatgtgatttcaagatAAACTTCTcaatgcttacatgaattcctaacaaGAGTCTCATCGAAACCGAGAAAGTGTTCGCTTGAATTTTAagttatattagcttgaattctaagcaaccatAGTCTTGAAAATCCAATAAAGAGATTCAAACAAAccaggaaattcaatccctgacactttcatgttttatttatttgctaGAGTTGTCTTTTATGAACCTAGGTTTCCCCTGAAAAATATAATTAGGTTTACAATTGAAATACTTCACTTAGGAATTTGTGAAGCCGGGTCCgattatctttaccttgatagatCGTGTATCCTTACCTTGTTCattatgttatcgaggttttaaTAATCTCTTTTAAGAATGATATAGatggaaatcacaaagttcttttcgACTCATAATttgtgattcaagatagatatctaaaattcTTCTTAATTGATCGGTTTAAGGTTgtttttgagaggtggttaattATCCAAGCTTCTCATCTaaatgagtgtaagtgttccataTTTGTGAGTTcatttgctagctttgtctattgcaaacatatttctaaGCCTTGATCTATTGATCCAAAGGTAAATCAAATATGCTTacctgttagaggaagattggtaccaaaagtcttcacttgggctgaagcaactcttaggatgtaaaggacatcaACTGAGGGAATTAATTGCTTGGAGCATGACTATggatgaattgcttggagggtgaatttgatctcaactatatcccagtctgaagtctgatagtagtaagctagtgtctgtagcgtcttaatacagtttggtgttcaaatctggacgaggtcctagggtttttctgcaggtgcattttttctcgttaataaaacttctgatgtcttCTGTGTTttccttttccatattatattgttttatatttataataagaATATCACAAGTGGTACGTGATTAATTCTAGTAGATAAGTCCAtactaattttgatcgattagaGACACTTTTTTTgcagaattcatatcttgaaagatagataacaagtttcatatttGGAAGAACTCGGATTCAATTATTTGTATGTGACTATAattatcttggatattgatttttgagatcgtacaAGTCTCTTTTATACACTCAAGTTCACTAACTTTGTTGTCTTGACTTTATGGTTGTGAAGAGGTGGATatataaactatatatatatatatatatatatatatatatatatatatatatattgttaaggatcattaagttggtctacttgcaattgtatgaagttttgtccatacatgttgccgaacgaaaaagttggtggtatacgTGGTACAATCTCCTTTTCAACAAAAGTTGCATTACTAGTTTGGTTTGCTACCcacaaaaaagataaacaataaagaaaaataatttgCTTTCACTTGCACACAGATCAGCAATATAAGAGAGAGATAGACTACTAATGATTAAAGGAATGGTTAGGAAAAGCATAGCTTGCAAatataacaaaagaaaataatacaaaagTTTTATTACTAAAGAACACCCATTTTAGCCTCCTAAGCCTCAGTTGTAGGGAAGTATAGGAAAATTATAAGAATCGAAAAACTCGGGATCTCTCACGCCCAAAATCGAGACTCATACCGCTTGACTAAATGGCCTTTGATGATGCTAGAATCACTtgtttattaattaatgcatgatttttccTTAACCACGATGTAAGAGAATTTGGTCAGACCATCATCTAAAATATGCATCTCACATAACGAATCTTCATATGCTATACAGTGATTTGTTGAGATTAGTCTCACATTATATGGGTTATCTACGATCGTGCAGTTGTAAGTCTTTGGCACCTCTAACCTTACAAGCCGGTTTTTGAGATTAGGTTCATGGACTTCAATATAGTATCAGAGAAGCCAATCTGTGACGAGTCGAGTTGTGAGATCCAATATCATTTCGCGTCACCTAATTAAATGTCCGTGTGTTAGACCCGACGAGGCTACTATGTGTAAGAGGGGGAGTTGAGATTAGTCTCAAGTCGAATCCTGAGAGCGTATATCTACTTGGTGTGACACAATTACATGTCCACgcgttagacccaacgaggctacatgtGAGAAAGCGTGTTGAGATAAGCCCCACATTACATGGATTATTTGCGATCTTGTAGTTTATAAGCCGTGGGCAATCCTAACCTTGCAATTCGGTTTCCGAGATTAGTTGTTGGTATCGAGGTTAGTTAGGCTTATTATATTTAATATGACTTGCAATGGGGCATGGTGTACTGTAAAGAGCGAATGAAGAATGAGAAGGCATATAAGAATGCAATAAAAAAACAAGTTTAATGGATTATGCTTATGTTTGCGAATGCCaagaaaattggctcgaaatatCCGTTCAGAAAGTGGACATATCTTGCATTCAAATCATTCATACAGATACACAACGTCACCGATTAAGATCAAGTCACAATAGGAGTTTCCAAATGATCTATTTTGATATGCCAATTGGACGGGAAAATCCATTTTTGGGAAGTTGGTATAAATTTCATCGTAGGTTGTTGAGTCGACCATTGCACACTAAGAATTTTTTACAACGACAACGGATATATCCTAACTGCCAAAAAATGGTCACATTTTCAACACTTATAAACACCACATTCATTTAACACCAAAGTTctcttttcttgatttttttttctattgaaatctcttattatttttattcGAATTCtcaaaatttctcaatagaaatgTCTCAATCTCAAGATATTAGGtgcaaagaaataaaaaaccaCCTCCGAATAAACCCTGTCAACCTATACCGGTAACATAATCAGACTATGATGAAGAGAAATAATCTCAATCTACTTTCCAGTCCAGAATTAGCCAAGGCTCAAGGTCACCTGTCTACAAAAGTTGAACTAGATAGCACTGCTTAAAAACCAAGAGGTGGTTGGTACAAAACTAGCAAAGTTTATGTTGAGCTACCTCCTGGTTCTAACCCCATTGATGCGAAGAAACATCATCCCAAATTGAAGTTTATATTGGTGGAGCATTGgtggtatattttttttttattctacgAAATAGGTATGCcaaatattttggtttatggtTTTAATGCAATCAATACGAAGATGTAGATGAAAGTAAAAATTCTAATGATTTTACAAGAATAAAACCGTTAGATTTATATGTCCTACTTGGGATACAATACGGTGTGGAATCTAACGTTCCATTTGACTAAGAAAGTTGGTTGGTAGAAGACCGTGGTGAAGCACATGAAAGTAAGAAGTGGTGGAATTCCTAATTTCAGCTTAAAGGCATTTCTAATCCAAATATCACATAGAAGATGCATTTCTGATTAGGATAGAGATGACCCTGAAGTGGATAAAGAAATTGCGATGGTTTTTATTTTATGGTTACTTGGTTTGTGTTTTTTCCCTAACTCAAGCGCTAGTACTCAAGTAGGATGGCTAGAGGCGTTGCGAGATATAGAGGTTAGTGCCAGCTGTGATTGGGGGTCTGCTATCTTAGACAAGTTCTACATTTGTCTCGATATCGCATGCTTGGGTTCGTCAAGCATCGAGTGTCTATGGGGCCTTCTCAAGGTGAATATGACAATTCATATGCTTTGGCTTTATATTAATTAAAAATTAATTTAGCATATGTTTACTTTCAACTTTGGTGATATATAAATTTTGGTGTCGATGTACTAAAACTTTTAGAGTACACCAAAAAATATTTCTCAATTGTAGTAATATATGAAGCCGACAACTTGcttaaaaaacaaaataaaggaaAGGTAAATAATATGTATGTGTGGACACATGCTTAGGAACAAGCATATTATTAACTGGATGTCGTATGAGGATTTTGAGAAGATAAGTTATCATGTTTCCCAAAGGATCAAATATTTTTCTTTCCAATGCATTGTGTTCAATAGTCTTATCTGGAATCTTGGTATTTGTTATTATGGAGAAAGATGTATTATACAGTTAGTTGGTACAGTTGGATGGCCACACAAGCCTCGATCTATGACCACCatctttggaaaaaaaatatactATATTGAAGGAAAGAGGTTGGAAAAGGTACGAGACATTATTCACCTCTTGTGACGAAGACCAATTTGACAGGAGGTTTGAATTGGTTGTGAAAGCGATAATTGGTCAATATATTTTACACATATATTGGATGGATTTCCGCAGTGGGTAAAGCATTACTAAAAATACCGTGTCCAACACATCCACCGCTGGTGATTCCATCTTTCACCACTTAACCCTTCAGCAGAAGGTTCACTTCATCGACATCTTCAAGAGCATAATCTTTATCGGTTGGGTCTGATTTGCCAAAATTGATATGGGAGCTAGACTTTCTTGCTTTCACTGAAAAAGGGATACTTCCAATTGTATCATAAGGTCTCGATCGTCCTAATTCGTATACATGAATATCGGGCGGTCGTGAATAATTAGTAAAAAAGATTGAGTCAAATGGAGTTAAGAGATATGAAAACTAGGCGTATGTATGTACAAGAGTTACACAGAATGAGAGAGAAAGAACATGAGCTTCGgtcctaattttttaataaataCTGAAACTCTAACATCCCATGATAGAGTGACAGACTCACAAGTCAACATTATGCTAAGACAAAGTTGTCGTCCAGTGAAACAATATCCATATCGTCAAGCTCCTCAATAAATCCTCAGGGTTATCAAGACTATATAGATCATTAAACTTAGAAGACACTCCACCAGAAGGATTAAATCAACTATGGTTTGGAAATCAAAGTGAAGTATCTCAAGGTGCAGGATCTCAATCTACGGGATCATATGAAGGGTTTGGAAGGATGATGCGAGTAACAACTCCATCAACGTCTTATTCGAGTAGTTTGTGTACTTTTTAACATCTACCGGAAACTTCCTAAGGATTGCGTAATGAGATTCGTAGCAAAATTTGTTTTTTTCAGTCTTCGCCATTCCTCTCGAGCTCGTAATGCAACTTCAATATTGATTTCACCCGTTAGTTGATTTTGATTGATAATCCGAACTAAACTTATAAGTTCTTCCACTTGTTTTCTTATAGTTTAGTATCGAAAAAATAACCTAGCTGGACTACAATTATTCAGATTACGGGTGCCATTGCAAAAGTTTCCATAAATTCTGATCCAATTACTCACACTCACTAAACCATTTTTTCGTTGTTTTGCACCCTAACCGGGTAACATACTATAAAGTTTCTACATAGAGATAAACCTTCATCTACGATCAACTCCACAGGATTAATATGCGGTTGAGCCATTCCTCGTAATATATAGGTGTAAAAGGTGTGATTTTGAAAGTGAATAAGATAGGATTAGAATCGTTGGATAGAATTAGTCGTTATCGGCTTATAAAAGGCTATCGGCTCAATTTGAGATGATGGTCAATCTCAACCAGAGCCGAGCCTCATCATTCTCTAGGCCGAACGGCTCTGTTTGATCAGCTCGTCCCAAATATATTTACCTATTCTACCGTGGAATGGGCACGGATAAAAGGTTTACCGAAAATTAGGAAAGACAAACTTTGTATTGAAgagttcatgaaattttcaccatGGATAAACTATGTACTGCTAAGGCAGCCTTTGCCTGTTTAAGCTTAAATAAATCATCCTAatttatctaaaaaaaaaaaagtttgccgAGAGGCTGACTCATTTGGCCGCGGCCCTAAAATGACATAAAGTCGACGTACCATCGGGTATAAAGTCAGTGTACAATTGAGTTGTTTGGTTCACTCGCATAAAAGTGGGTGAACATTCACCCTTGTTCTGTATTATTCTGATTTCAACCCATCGATTTTCATTTTGCAGTTTGTACATGAAACAAGGGTTCTAAAATCACAAAACAGGGTTTAAGCAAAACCTTCTTCATTCAACCTATGGCTATTCTATCGAGAAGAATCTCTTGTTCATTTCTCAACACCACAAAACCCTCTTATTTCTCCAAGAGTTTCTGCACAAATCATAACCTAAACGACGATTTCGACTTAAACACCGATTCATTTGGATCAGACAGAAACTCATCTtcatcagcttcttcttcttcttcgggaaATCAGTACCAGCAACCCATTTATCAGAGACCACTGGAAAATGGTTTGGATATGGGAGTTTTTAAGGTAAGAGCTTTAATTTCAGTCTTTTAATTTTgggtcttttaaaaaaaaatatataattttagttgaagtgatttttgtttcttgtatagGCTATATTGGTTGGCAAGGTTGGACAAAACCCAATACAGAAAAGATTGAAAAGTGGTAGACCTGTGACCTTGTTTTCATTGGGAACTGGTGGAATTAGAAATAATCGTAGACCATTGGATAATGAAGAACCAAGAGAATATGCTGATAGATGTTCTGTTCAGTGGCATAGAGTTGCTGTTTATCCTGAGAGATTGGGTGGACTTGCACTTAATCACGTTAAACCCGGGTTCGTTACTCTCCTATCTCTACGATAATTATATGTTGTATATGGGTTTTGTTAGTGCATTCACAAATTTGATTATACTCTTGTGCTCTTTGATTTGAATACATATGTTGCAGTTGTGACTCATACAGATTGATGGATTAGTATTTTAATTTTTATAGAGAAATGAGTGATGGTCATCTTGTTTGTTGGGTAAAGATGTAATAGTAGTTTTGAACAATTTTTGAGAGTGTGAATATGTTGCAAATCTGCATTTCATAGATTTGGGGATTCACTTGGTAAAATATGATTGGTGGTTTAATGCATTTTCGGGAGGTGATTCATGTAGTATCATT
Coding sequences within:
- the LOC113273922 gene encoding single-stranded DNA-binding protein, mitochondrial-like produces the protein MAILSRRISCSFLNTTKPSYFSKSFCTNHNLNDDFDLNTDSFGSDRNSSSSASSSSSGNQYQQPIYQRPLENGLDMGVFKAILVGKVGQNPIQKRLKSGRPVTLFSLGTGGIRNNRRPLDNEEPREYADRCSVQWHRVAVYPERLGGLALNHVKPGATLYVEGNLETKVFSDPVTGLVRRIREIAIRRDGRLVFLSNDDDADKPERTDLKGVGYY